The Chloroflexus aggregans DSM 9485 genome segment CCGCCCGGCCAGCATCGGCGACCGGGTCTGGCGTGATACCAACGGCAATGGTGTGCAAGACGCCGGCGAGCTTGGCGTGGCCAATGTGGAAGTGCGCCTCAGCGGGATGACCGGTGCAGGTGTGTCGGTTAATCGCACCACGTTCACCGATAGCGATGGCCTCTACCGGTTCGACGGCCTTGCGCCGGGTGAGTACGCCATCACTGTGATCGCGCCGCCGAATGACGCCTTCACCGTACCCAATCAAGGTGGCGATGATGCACTTGACTCGGATGCGGACGCAACCGGTGCGATGCCGATCACAACGCTGACGTCGGGCGAGGAAGACCTGACGTGGGACGCCGGCCTGTTCGGTGCGGCCAGCATTGGTGATCGGGTGTGGGAAGACCTAAATGGTAATGGCGTGCAAGACGCCGGCGAGCCGGGGGTGGTGAATGTTGAAGTGCGGTTGAGCGGGACGACCGGCGCAGGCGTGGCAGTCAACCTGACCACCATGACCGATAGCGGTGGCCTCTACCGCTTCGACAACCTCGCGCCGGGGACGTACACGGTGACGGTGAGCCGACCGAGCGGGTACGAGTTCACGGCGGCCAATCAGGGCGCCGACGATGCGGTCGACTCGGATGTGACCAATTCGGCTACCGGTGCTATGAACGCCACAGTGCTGGTGTCGGGCGAGGAAGACCTGACGTGGGACGCGGGTCTCTACCGCCCGGCCAGCATCGGCGACCGGGTCTGGGAGGACGTGAACGGGAACGGCGTGCAAGACACGGGTGAGGCGGGAGTGGCGAACGTGACGGTGACGCTCTACCGCGCGAGCGACAACTCCGTGGCGGGGACGGCTACGACCGTGCTCGATGGCTCGTACAGCATCACCAATCTCGTGCCCGGCGAGTACTATATCGTCTTCAGCAACCTGCCGAGCGGCTATGTCTTCACGGCGGCTGATCAGGGCGATAATGCGCTCGATTCGGACGCTAATCAAACCACCGGCCGCACGGCCAACTTCACGTTGGTCAGTGGTCAGAGTGACCTCACGTGGGACGCGGGTCTCTACCGTCCGGCCAGCGTCGGCAACTTCGTCTGGCGCGATGTGAACGGCAACGGCGTGCAAGACGCCGGCGAATCCGGTATCAGCGGCGTGACCGTCACTCTGACCGGGACCGGGCCGGATGGTGTGTTCGGTACTGCCGACGACATCAATCGTACCGTGACAACCGACAGCAACGGTGAGTACATCTTTGACAACCTGCCGCCGAGCAACTACCGGCTGACCTTTAGCGGCATTCCGGCTGAATTAACCTTCAGTCCAGCCGATCAAGTCGGCGATGATACCGCTGATAGTGATGTCATCACGAGCGGCGGCGTCACCGATGTTTTTGCCCTCACCAGTGGTCAGAGCGATCTCACCCGCGATGCCGGACTCTACCCGCTGCTCAGTCTGGGTAATCTGGTCTGGATCGATACCAACAACAACGGTGTCTTTGATAGTAGCGAGTCGGGCGCAGACGGTGTGCGAGTCCTCCTCTACCGCGACAGCAACGGCAACGGGATGTGGGATGCGGATGATCCACAGGTTGGTACAACGTGGACGGATAGCAATGGCAATTACCGCTTTACCGGCTTGCCACAAGGCAACTACTTCGTGGTCTTGCCCGGTCGGCAATTCGGAGTCGACGGCGTCTGGTATGGCTATCGCAGCAGTACTGGCGACTTCTCGCTAACGGCTGGGCCGTATGAGCCGGCGCCCAACGCCAACAACGATCTCGACAACGACGACAACGGTACGCGGCAGGCTGATGCTGACTCGGACTTCAACATCGTCAGCGGCTTGATCGAGCTGCGGCCCGATAGCGAGCCGGATACATCCGCTGATGGTGATGGACGTGATAGCAACTTGACCATCGACTTCGGCATCTTCCAGCCGGCGGTGGTGGGCGACACAGTTTGGAGTGACCGTAATGGCAATGGCCGGCAAGACGCTGAAGAGCCGGGAGTGGCGAATGTGCGCGTCACCCTCTACTACGTGGGCACGGACGGCATTGCCAATACGGCTGACGATACGTTGGTAGGGACGCGGCTCAGCGATAGCGATGGCTTCTACGAGTTTACCGATCTGCTGCCGGGCGATTACTATCTGGTCTTCAGCGAATTGCCGGTGGGGGCGCGCTTCACCGCTGCCGATCAAGGTGCTGATGACACGATCGACTCGGATGCTGATCCGGTCACCGGCGTGACCGCCGTCTTCTCGATCGAGAGCGGCACGATCACTTGGGATTGGGACTCCGGTCTGCTCTTGCCGGCCAGTGTGGGTGATCGGGTGTGGCTGGATACTAACGGGAACGGGGTGCAAGACAGCGATGAGAGCGGGATCGAAGGCGTGACCGTGCGCCTGACCGGTACCGACATTGATGGGAACACGGTTGATCTGACCAGGGTTACCGATGCGAACGGGAACTACCGGTTCGACAACGTGCAGCCGGGTACGTACACGATCACGGTGACGCCACCGACCGGTTATATGATCACAGCAGCGAATCGAGGTAGCAACGACAGCACCGATTCGGACATCGACTCGAGCGGTGCGACCGATAGCTTCACCGTTCTCGGCGGTGATGTCGTGCTGACGTGGGATGCCGGTCTCTACCGGCCGGCCAGCATCGGTAACTTCGTCTGGGAGGACGTGAACGGGAATGGGGTGCAAGATGCCGGCGAGTCGGGGATTGATGGTGTGATGGTGACATTGAATGGGACAACCGGTGCGGGGGAGACGGTCAACCTGACCACTACCACCAGCAGCGGTGGCCTCTACCGGTTCGACAACGTGCAGCCGGGTACGTACACGATCACGGTGACGCCACCGACCGGTTATGTGATCACGGCAGCGAATCGGGGCAGTGATGACAACACCGATTCGGACATCGATCCGGTCACCGGTGCCACCACCACCTTCGCTCTCACGAGTGGCGCCACCGATCTAACGTGGGATGCCGGATTGTACCAACCGGCGACGTTGGGCAATCGAGTCTGGCACGACAGCAATGCCAACGGCATTGCCGAAAGTGGTGAAGAGGGTGTCAGCGGAGTTACGGTCCGGCTATATCGGGCTGACGGCACACTGGTTGATACCGTCGTGACCGATAGTAATGGTCGCTACCTGTTCACCAATTTACCACCGGGAAGCTACTACCTGGAGTTTGAGCTACCGAGTGGCTGGGTCTTTAGCCCACCGATGCAAGGCGGTGACAGGGGACAGGATAGCGATGTCGATCCGAATACGCAGCGCACAGCAATCTTTACGATCGGTTACGGTGAAACCGATCTCAGTTGGGGGGCAGGCATCCACCAGCCGGCGCCGCCGACCGCGATCACGCTGCTCAGCTTCACCGCCGAGCGCCAGACCAACGGAGTGTTGCTGCGCTGGGTAACCGGTAGCGAACGGGATACACTCGGTTTCGTGATCTTGCGCAGCGCGAGTGGCAACCGGGCTGATGCAGTGCAACTCTTCACGACACCAATTCCGGCACAAGGTAGTGCAGGCAGTGGTGCAAGCTATCAGTGGTTCGACCGCACGGCCCAGCCTGACGTAAGCTATCGCTACTGGCTGGTTGAAATCGAGTCTGGCGGTGGGCGTAACGAGTTTGCCCTTCATAGCCCAGCGCTCCAATCCACCTACCGTCTGTTGATACCGGTGATCTTGCGTTAAGCATAGACCGGAACAGTGACCAAACCGGTGACCGATCCTCACAATTGCGTGAGGCACGGTCACCGGTGGTTTGTTCATTAGAGCAAGCTAGACGTCTGAGGACGGTCGGGGTGGGGATGGAACCTGAGTGGCTCGATAGATACGCCACTCGTCTCGTCTGCGTCGTGTTACTCGTGGCACAAAAAGGGTTTTTCAGACAATTTTTTGATTTTTAAGCAAAAATACATGCCAAAATTGGCCGAATATGCTATAATAGGCAAACAAGATCAAAACTCGATGAAACTCCACGAGAGCGGTTGGGAAGGTGTGAGCAAACACCACTCTCAATGAGAGTGGTTGTACGGTTTACACGAGACAACAAGATAAATACCGCACAAATCAAGAATTGCATATTTCCCTACAGCCCGCAGCCAGAGCAGGAGTTGGTGTTATGTATATCCGTTGGGTGGTGAGAAGGCATAAGAATGCCGAGATAGCTAATACCAACTTTCACGATGCATATCTCGTCGAGAGTTATCGTGACGAGCGCGGACAACCGCGCCAGCGCACGATTGCGTATCTCGGCAACATTCGCCAAATCGGTGATGAGTTTCCGACAATTGAGCGCGAATTATTCCTCTTGCGGGCCGACCGGATCCTCGAATCACTCCCTGACCTGACTGAAAGCGATCGGCAAGAGGCACGTGAAGCCCTCCGACGCAAAGTGCCGCCACTCACCCGGGACGAGGTAATTCGAGCCTTTACCGCTAATTTAACGTGGTACCGGCAATGGTTGGAGCAGAACGGTTGCCCACTCAACGATGACGAATTGCTGAGTATCGTTCGTACAACCCGTAGTGGGTTAGAGCCGATTTGAAGTTTGCATAAGGCAACAATTTTGTCACACGCATGATAGTCACTCCATGGTAGGATATAACCATGGAGCAAAATACAATCCTCGTAGTTGATGATGATGAGCAGATTCACGATCTGCTCACTGCAATAGTCGCCCCTCTTAGTCTTCACCTGCTGGTCGTGCAGCGTGGTGGCGAGGCACTGCATTTGGCAAGACAATACAAGCCCGATCTCATTTTGCTAGACGTTATGCTGCCCGATATGAGCGGGTTTGAGGTGTGTCGGACGTTGCGCGAAGACCCCGTACTTGCCCAGATTCCGATCGTGATGATTACTGCGTTACACGACCGTGAAGCGAAGATCCGCGGGTTTGAAATCGGTGCTGATGAGTTCATCACTAAGCCGTTTGATCTCGGCGAGATGCAAGCTCGGATCACGACCATTCTTCGCCTCAACCGCTATCGCCGTCTGTTGCAAGAACAAGCTCGAGTGAATGCCGAACGAGCACGGTTTGAGTGGGTGATTGAGAATTCTGATAGCGCCTACCTCATTGTTGATCGCGATGACCGGATTGTCTATGTCAATGCATGTGCCCGTTCTTATCTCGGTCTTGCCCCTAACGAGCAACCGTCGCAATCGTTGCGCGAATTGGTTGCGCAGCGTTATCGATTGATCCCACCAGAAGCGTGGGAACGGTGGCCATTGCCGGTCGATATCCAACGCTTACTCATGCATCCTGAGACGTTACATAGCCCTGAACAGTGGTTGAGTGTCGAAACGGCGATCATTCATCCATCTGATGATCAAATTGTGGTGACATTCCGAGATATAACTAGAGAAGTTACAACGCAACGTGATATGTGGACCTTTCACACGGCTATCTCGCACAAGTTGCGCACGCCATTAGTGAGTATTATTGGAGGATTGAATATTTTACACGACAATATCGAGCAAATTGACCGCTCAATGGCGCGTAATATTGCCGCGATTGCCCTTAGTGGTGCGCGCCGACTGGAAAGTGAAATCAATGATATTCTGCGCTACATTGATAGTCCAAGCGATGCATACCATTTTGGTACCTGCACTGTATTCGATCTTCCCAATATGATCGCTACGATTAGTCAAGATTTGCACCTCCGAAGTGTAGATCTCAGCCTTGATCCGGAACTTGATACACGGCGGTTACGCATTTCGCGCCGTAGTCTGGAACGGATTTTATATGAGTTATGCGACAATGCTATCAAGTTCCATCCCCAACGTAATCCGGTCATTATGATACGGGTCACGACCAGTACAGACTATGATCAGGTGCGGTTGTTGTTTTGTGATGATGGCATCCATCTACCACCTGAGCAACTGCGCAAGATTTGGCAGCCGTACTATCAAGTTGAGCGCAGTTTTACCGGTCAAGTTGAGGGAATGGGGCTAGGATTGGCCCAAGTTGCACGTATTGTACTGGCGTTTGGTGGCAGCTATTGGGTCTGGAACCGGGTTGACCGGCCTGGCCTCTGTATCGAATTGCGTTTCCCCTTTGCTGAAGGTGAACAAAGCAATGTCTCCCCAGTGCCGACGCTACCTTCGAGTTGACGCTATCCGGCTCTTCTGCTACCCTGTTGCTTTAGGTATGTGCGAAGAAGGAGTCGGAGCGTGCGAATTGCGATTACCGGAGCAAATGGTCAGTTGGGGCGTGCATTGATCGCAACGCTCGCCCGTCATCACGATGTTGTCGCGTTGGGTCACGATCAACTCGAGTTGTCCGACCCGGCCACGGTTGATCAGATCGCGAACACGCGGGCAGAGGTTGTTATCCACGCTGCTGCCTATACCAATGTTGACGGCTGTGCTCGTGATCCCGTATTAGCCTATCGGGTAAACGGGTTGGGTACGCGCTATGTGGCGCTCGGTTGCCGTCGAATTGATGCAGCGATGGTCTACATCAGCACCAATGAGGTATTTGCCGGTACGAGCCATCGCCCATACTATGAAGATGACCCCACCGGACCGATCAATCCCTATGGGCAGAGCAAATTGGCCGGTGAACAGGAAGTTCGTTTTCTCGTGGCGCGCCACTTTATCGTGCGGGTTGCCTGGTTGTTCGGTGGTGAACGTAATTTTGTGCAAACGGTGTTACGCTTAGCCGCTAATCCGCCAAACGGCGTACTCCGTATGGTTGCTGACGAGATCGGCAGTCCGACATATGCTGGCGATGTAGCGGCAGGGTTGGCGCGCTTGATTACGACCGATTATTACGGAACGTATCATTTTGTCAACGACGGGATATGTTCGCGCTATGAGTTTGCCGCCGAGATTTTGCGCCAAGCGGGGATTGATACGCCGCTGCTACCGATCCGGTTACGTGATTTTCAGCGCGATAGTACCCCGCCACCCTACACACCGTTGGCGAATATCGCCGGGGCTGCACTCGGGATTA includes the following:
- the rfbD gene encoding dTDP-4-dehydrorhamnose reductase gives rise to the protein MRIAITGANGQLGRALIATLARHHDVVALGHDQLELSDPATVDQIANTRAEVVIHAAAYTNVDGCARDPVLAYRVNGLGTRYVALGCRRIDAAMVYISTNEVFAGTSHRPYYEDDPTGPINPYGQSKLAGEQEVRFLVARHFIVRVAWLFGGERNFVQTVLRLAANPPNGVLRMVADEIGSPTYAGDVAAGLARLITTDYYGTYHFVNDGICSRYEFAAEILRQAGIDTPLLPIRLRDFQRDSTPPPYTPLANIAGAALGITFRPWQEAVADYLERLRSAHV
- a CDS encoding response regulator; its protein translation is MEQNTILVVDDDEQIHDLLTAIVAPLSLHLLVVQRGGEALHLARQYKPDLILLDVMLPDMSGFEVCRTLREDPVLAQIPIVMITALHDREAKIRGFEIGADEFITKPFDLGEMQARITTILRLNRYRRLLQEQARVNAERARFEWVIENSDSAYLIVDRDDRIVYVNACARSYLGLAPNEQPSQSLRELVAQRYRLIPPEAWERWPLPVDIQRLLMHPETLHSPEQWLSVETAIIHPSDDQIVVTFRDITREVTTQRDMWTFHTAISHKLRTPLVSIIGGLNILHDNIEQIDRSMARNIAAIALSGARRLESEINDILRYIDSPSDAYHFGTCTVFDLPNMIATISQDLHLRSVDLSLDPELDTRRLRISRRSLERILYELCDNAIKFHPQRNPVIMIRVTTSTDYDQVRLLFCDDGIHLPPEQLRKIWQPYYQVERSFTGQVEGMGLGLAQVARIVLAFGGSYWVWNRVDRPGLCIELRFPFAEGEQSNVSPVPTLPSS